AGTTTTGGATAACCTTTTCCTCCGCTTCCAAAATCTCCATGACACATAACACATTGAGCATCATAAAGTTCATTTCCAAGCTCTACACTACCTTGTGCTTTTTTAGGCTTCCCATCTTCTAGAACAACTTCACCTTCGTGCATATCAAATTCTGGAAGACCTGTTCCTTCGTACATTACATCTTTATTCCAAGCTGCTATCTCTTTTTTAGTAGCATCTCTTCCAATGTTTAAACCATCTAACTTTTGTGTATTTACATGATATTGTGTATATTTTCCATCTTTTATTGGATACTTAACTGCACCATCAACAGACGACTCATTTTTTGATGCTGTTTCATTACAACCTGTAACTAAAATAGCTAAACTAAGAGCTAGAAGAGTACCTTTAAGCTTTGTGATGTTTTCTAATGTGAACATTATTACACTCTCCTTTTGAAGTTATTTCCCAAGTTACAATTGCATTTCTATGATAAACACTCTCTACCCCAACAGCTTTTGTCTCTTCATCAATCGTTGGTTGAACATTTCCAAAGTCATCGTAAGCTCGACTTGATAGAAATAGTGGCTTTCCATCCCATTTATAAATATAACTAAATCTAGTCCATGATTTTGGTAAAACTAAACCTTTTAGTTTTGCTTCAACCCAGTTGTCTCCACCATCAAAAGATATATCAACACCTTTAATTGTTCCATGACCACTCCAAGCAAGGCCTTCAATTTCCACCATATCACCAGCTTTTAGATGTGTCCATGGCTTTTCAGGACAAGGTTTTGTAATTACAGAGTTTACTTCATTTACCCAAAAAAATCTTACAGATCTTCCATCTTTTTGAAGCATTGTGTATTTTGAAGTTTCCTCTTTTGCATGCCAAGGTTTATCACTAAATTCAAGTCTATTTAACCATTTAGTATTTAAATTTCCTTCCCAACCTGGAACAACAAGTCTTACTGGATATCCTTGCTCAGGTCTTAGTGCTTCACCATTTTGAGCCCATACTACCATAACATCATCAAGTGCTTTTTCAACAGGAATAGTTCTAGGATTTGAGGCATTATCACTTCCAACTGCTAACATCCAAACGGCATCTTTTTCTAAACCAATATCATCAAGTATAGTTTTTAGCATAACTCCAGTCCATTGAGCACTACTCATCATACCCTTCATAAATTGTAAACTATTAAATTGTGGACCTCTCCATTCTGGGCTTCCATTTGCAGGACATTCAATAAAATAAGTTCTAGTTTCACTTGGGTATCTTTTTAAATCTTCTAAAGTTAAAACAATTTCTCTTTTTACTTTACCATGAATCATTAATCTAAACTCATTTGGATCAATATGTGCAGTTCCTCCGTGATTTCTTGTGAAAAATAGTCCATTTGGAGTAATTATTCCTTCACTTTCATGAATTGGGCACAAAGATATAGAAGCATAAGCATCACCTGAAGATAGAAGGTTGTGAGTTCTTCTAATATTGTTATGCTCATAAGGTGAAGGAATACCATATAGATTTTTATCTACAGGATCACCTAGCTTTTGTCCCCATGGGGCTTCTTTGATTATTGCTTTATCATCAGCTTTTAAAGACATAGGTGATAAAACAGTTGCAGCACTTATTGCTCCAGCTAAATTGATAGCAGTTTTTTTAAAAAAATCTCTTCTACTTGTAGTTTCTAAAGATAAAGAGCTTTTTTCTATTTCTAAAACTTCACTATTTTTCAAGCTAACCTCCTAATAAAATTTAATATTATTTCAAATAATTCTGAATTTTAATTATAGGTTTTATAAGTTGAAATGAAACTTAAAATATTAATTTTTCTTATATAATAATTTTTAAAAATACGAAAAAATAGCATACACATAGCATCAATAAAAATATATTATATTTTAAATTTGTTTTATTTATAAAACTATTTAAGTTTTATTTTCTATTGTTTTATTATCTAATTTAAATAACTTATATAATTTTCTAATTACTATCATTAAAATCAATCCATCTAACATACTTGCAATAATAAAAGAGAAATACTCTTCTTGAGTTATTAATCCATAATTGTATGAAATCATTGCAATTGCAACCATAAAAGTAAGTGGCATTGAATCACTTAGTGCAAAAAGTGTTGTTTGTTTTGGTTTTAAATAGTTTAAAAAAACTAGATATGAACTAATTAATCTTATTGAGATTATAGTTCCCATAATAAATATAGCATGTTTTAGAATTTCTAAAGTTATCATATCTAACTTTACTGTTGAGCCTGTGTAGATAAAGAAAATAGGTGCAAAAAAACCAAAGCCAAAAGATTCGATTTTATGTAATAACTCCTCTCTTTGCATAAAAAACATTTTAAAGAAAAGACCAGCTGTAAATGCTCCTAAAACAACATCTATTTTTAAAATAAGCATAATTGATACTAAAATTAGCAATAAAGATATTGAAAATCTTATGTCCTGATTGTGTTTATCATCTATATTATCTGGAATTAAATATTTTTTAACTTCAGGAAACCACCAAAAAAGCATATAAGAGAATCTAAGAAGTAAAATCGTACCAATTATTACACTAATAATTGTTAAAATTGATATAAAAAATCCACTACTTAAACCACTATTCTCAGTCCAACTAGTAAAAAGTGTAAGTGCTAAAATACTTACTATCTCTCCAACAACTCCAATAGAAAGAGCTAAATTTAACCACGGTTCTTCTTTTCCATACTCTTTGATTAGCATCATTAACATTCCTAATGAAAAGATAGGAAGCGCTACAAAATATGTTAAACCTAAATTAAAAAACCAACAAACAGCTCCTGCAATAGAGTATAAAAGAACAAAATATAGTATTACATTTAAAGCCATGGTTGCTTTTATTATCTTTACAAGTTTGAAATTTATCTCTAAACCTGCTAAAAACATAAGGTATATAAAACCAAATTTAGCAACTAATTTTAAAGTTTCATCATCATAAATAAGTCCAATATAACCACAAAACAACCCTAAAATTATCTCAACTACAACAACTGGTGCTTTTATAAGTTTTGAAACAAGTGGTGAAATCATTATTATTGTGCAAATTGTAATAATTAAAATAATCTTTTCCATATACATCCTAAAAAAAATATTAATATTTTAAATGTTGATATTAATACATTTATTCTTTATCTTCTATTATCATTCCAGCTTCTCTTAAAAAAGGGCTAGCAACAAAGCTTATTTTTTTTAATTTATCATATTTTGCAAAAGATAGATATAAAATATCTTTTGCTCTTGTAACTGCAACATAAAAAAGTCTTCTCTCTTCTTCAAGACTTCCACCTTTACTCATGAGTTTTCTATTTGGAAATCTTCCATCCATTAAATCTATTATATAAACTTCTTTAAATTCTAAGCCTTTACTAGCATGAATAGATAAAAGATTAACTCCTTCTCCTTCACTAAGCTCACTACCACCTAAAATCATTGAGTTTATAAATTTTGATAAATCAGAAAAATTCCTTGATAAATTTTTAAGCAACATAGCTTTTCTATTTATTTTTGCCAAAGATTTTGTTTTTTGTATAGAGTTTATTGTACCATCTTTTTGTGTTGCTCTTTTTGTTGATAACATATCTTTTAATTTAGAGTAAATCATTGAAGAGCTAATTGATGTAACCATTGTTTCTGGATTTTTTGTTCTTTTTAATTGTTTTAAAAGAAGATATAAATCATAAATATATTTAGCTCCATCAACTCCTAGTTTTGGATGTTTTAATATTGGATTTCCTAAAAATGCTTCTTCAAAATTACAATCTTTAAATTTAGAAACAGTTCCTAGTTCGATAAAATCATCAAAAAGACCTAGCTGTTGGCTTTTTCTTTTTGTTTCATAAGGATTATTTATATCTTTATTTGGGTAGAAAAGCCCATTTAATAAATTCCCATTCCCAAGTTTTATTAAAGCATCAAAAATGTCTTTTGCAATCGCTTTTCCTATCCCTTTTCCATGTTCAACTATATGAATAAAAGCCATCATATCGTTGCTTATAACTTGTAAAACCAAAATATCTAAAATAAATTTAACTTCAATTGAGTCAAAAAAGCTCATTCCACCTTTTCTTTTTGCAGGAATTCCAAACTCTCTTAAATTTGCCTCAATCCCATCTGCACTAGAGTTATTTCTATAAATTATTGCAATTTCACTGTGTTCTGTACTACTTTTTGAGATAAGTTCTGAAATATATTCATACTGTGAAAAAAGCTCATCAAAAGCTAGAAGTTTTGGAAGATGAATATTTTGTTCTCTAACAACTTCTAATTTTTTTGGATAAATTCTTTCATTGTGCTCAATAACTTTTGTTGCTAAATCTAAAATAGGTTTTGTAGATCTATAATTTTTTTTCAAAGTAAAAACATTTGCATCTGGATATCTTTTACTAAAACTAGAGATAATACCAATATCAGAACCATTAAAAGCATAAATGCTTTGATCATAATCTCCTACACAAAATAGTGATTGTGGAGAAAAAGCATCAAGCAACCTTCCTTGTAAAGGATTTGTATCTTGATATTCATCTACAAGTATCTCTTTGAAATTAAATTTCTTATCTTTCAAAACTTCAAGCATTGTTGTTAATAAATCATCGAAATTTACATATCCATACTCTTTTTTTAAATTATTAAACTCATCAATAACATCTTCATATATTAAGCTATATATCTCTTGAGTTGAATTTTTTTCTTTCAACCAGCTAGTAAAATCTTCACTATTATTTGAATTTAAGTATAAAGAGTACATGTCATATAAATATCCACCATCATATGGATTTGCTTCATCACTTCTATCCATAAAAACTCGTTTTTCGTAAATTGATTTAAAAAGAGTTTTAAGTTCATTTGGTTGTTTTAAAGTAATATTTATCTCTAGTTCTTTTAAAAGTTTATATGATACAGAGTGAAATGTTCCAGCCATAATCTCTTTTGCTATCTGTTTTGAGAATATATTAGAAACTCTTGAAACCATCTCAGAAGCAGCTTTATTTGTAAAGGTTAAAAGCAAAATTTCATTTGGTTTTACTCCATTATTGAGTAAATGAGAAATTCTTCCGACAATTGTTGAAGTTTTACCAGTTCCTGCACTTGCAATTATAAGATTGTATCCACTTTTACAAAGGATGGCTTCTTTTTGTTCTTGATTAAGATTTGATAGTGGCATATTTAAAGGCTTATGTATATTTTTGTATAGAATGAAATCATTTTGGAATATTATCATAAAAGGATTAAGCTAGATTGAAAAAGGTGTGAATGCAAAAAAATAATCAAAAAAAAAGGTCGCCTAGGGGAAGCGACCTTTCTACACAAGGAAACATAAAAAAATTATCTATTTAAGAAACTTATCTTAAAAAATACTCGTATAAATTAAGTTATTCACTTAACTTATATTGAAATTATATACAGAAAAGATTAATGTAAAATTAATCAGACTAAAAATTTACAAAAATATATTAAAATTTTCTATTTTTAATCTACAATTATAGGTTTTTTACCTTTTTCTATAACTTCTCCAATAATTTTTGCGTATCCAAAACTAAAATCTTCTAGTTCTTTTATAAACTCTTTTGCATCATCTTTATTTATAGCTACTAAAAGTCCACCAGAAGTTTGGGCATCACATAAAATTGCTTTTAAAGTTGGGTCAATATCTTTTGAAAAATAAGTTTTATCTTCCATAAACTTTAAGTTTCTTTTTGAACCACCTGGTAAAACTCCATTTTTGCATAGTTCAAAAGCTTCTTTTATAAAAGGTACATCATTTGAAGATATAGAAAAACTAATATTTTCACTAACACACTCAAAAGCGTGACCTAAAAGTCCAAATCCTGTAATATCTGTACAAGAACTAACTCTATATTTTTTCATGATTTTTGAAGGTATATAGTTTAAACTAGCCATAATTTTAGCACAATGTTGTGTTAGATTTAAATCTATTAAATCTCTTTTTATAGCTGTTGTTAAAATACCCATACCAATAGGTTTTGTAAGCACTATTACATCACCAACTTTTGCACTATTGTTTCTTTTTACATCTTTTGGATGAATTATTCCTGTTACGCTCAATCCATAATACATCTCTGGTGTTTGAATAGTGTGTCCACCTAATAGTGAACCTCCACACTCTTTTATTTTTTCAAGACCACCTCTTAAAATTTCTCCTAAAGCCTCTTTTGATACATTTGTACTATCAAATCCAACTATATTTAAAGCCGTTTTAACCTCTCCACCCATTGCAAAAATATCACTTAAAGAGTTTGCTGCAGCAATTTGACCATAAATATATGGATCATCAACTACAGGTGTTATAAAATCAACAGTTTGTACAAGAGCTAAATTTTCATCTATTTGAAAAATTCCAGCATCATCACTTGTATCAAATCCTACTAAAATTTGTTCATTTTTTTGGTTTAAATTACAAAGAGCTTGTTTTAGATCCCCCGGACCCATCTTTGCAGCACAACCAGCAGCTTGAACAAATTTTGTCAGCTTATGTTCGTTATTCATTTTTATATCTTTCTTAAAAAATTGAATTATTATACTTAAGCAAATTTAAATTTTTAGTTAAACTAAAGTAAAAAATATTTTACTATTTAAGGTTTGGTTTATTAATAATTTACTATCATAAAGTTCTAATTAGTTCACAGAGCATAGGTTATGCTTTGAAATAAATAGTGTTTATCTCTATTTTATCTCTCTAAAGAACATATAAAATAAAAGAATCATATTATGAAAAGAAGAACATTTTTAAAAACAGCTGCAACTTTTTCAGCAGTTTCAGTTTTAACTCCAAGTTTTACACTTGCAAATGATGAAAAAAATTCATTTGGAATTACAAAAAAACCAAGAAAATTTGAAGTAAAAAATAGTTATAACTTTGAACAAAGTAAAGAGATAACTCAACTTTGGGTACCACTTCCAAAAGATGAAGATTATCAAAAAGTTGTATCATTTAAATATGATGGAAATTTTAGTGAGGCAAAAATTGTAAAAAATCCATATAATACAAGAGTTTTATATGTAAAGTGGAATGATGCAAATATTAAGCCAATTTTAGATGTTAATTTTGGAGTTGTTATGCAAGAAAGAACAACTGATTTCTCAAAAGCTACATCAAATACAAATTACCCTAGTGAAGTATTGGAATTTTTAGAAGGAACAAAACATATTCCTATAACAAAAGGTTTAACAGCATATGTAAATGATATTACAAAAGATTCTAAAACACCACTTCAAAAAGCACAAGCAATTTATGACTGGACAGTTTCAACTATGTATAGAGACGAAAGTGTAATTGGTTGTGGAATTGGTGATTCACAAAAATCAATTGAAGAGAAAATTTATGGCGGAAAATGTACAGATATAAGCTCTGTATTTGTATGTTTACTAAGAAATGCAAAAATTCCAGCACGTGAGACTTTTGGAATTAGAGTAGGGCAATCAAAAATTTCAAATGCTTGTGGAAAAGCGGATGAAAAAGGATTTGCTGATATTACTGGAGCTCAACATTGTAGAGCAGAGTTTTATATAGATGGACTTGGATGGGTTCCTTGTGATCCAGCTGATGTTGCAAAGGTGAAATTGGCTGAAAAATTAACAAATGATAGCAAAAAACTAAAAGAGGTAAAAGATTATTTCTTTGGTTCTTGGGAGATGAATTGGGTAGGATTTAATAGTGCTAGAGATTTTATTTTAGAGCCAAAACCTACACAATACCCTTTAAATATGTTGGGTTACCCTTATGCTGAAGTTGGAGAAGATGCAAAAGATTATTATAAACCAAAAACTTTTGTATATAGCTACACTTCTCAAGAGATTTTATGAAACAAAATAGCTTAGCGATAATTGGTGCAGTTTTTACTGCACTTTTATCAACTATTTGTTGTTTGCCAGCACTATTATTCCTCTTTTTTGGAGTATCAAGTGGAGTTTTGAGTTTTTTTACAACTTTAGAATATACTAGAGTTCCTTTGGCAATTTTAAGTACTATCTTTTTTATTATTGGAATTTACAATTTTAGAAAAAATATAGCTTGTAAATGTAGTAAAAAAGAGATATATAAAAACTATATTTTTTTTATTATATTTTTTATTTTGATATTGGGATTACTATTTTATCCTGAAATTTTACCACTTTTTATGGAGTAGATATGAGAATTTTAGTTCTATTTTTTATATTTTTTAGCTTTGCTATATCTTCACAAATATCAGTTTTTAAAGTTGAAGGGATGCATTGCCCTTTGTGTACTACAGCTGTTAAACAAGCTATTTCAAAACTTGACGGAGTTGATAAGGTTAGTGCTAGACTTAATACCAAAGAGGTAACAGTTGTTTATAATAAAAAAGTAAAAGTAGAAGATATTTTAAAAGCAATTAAAACAACCTCATACGAAGGTGTAGAAATATCTACAAAATCGAATGAAGATTAAAAAAATAGATAAATTCTACAAACCAATTAAAAATGGAAACCATCTATAAATAATAAATAAAATTAAAAATCCAAAAAGGAATATTAATCCACAAATAGACAAAATATTTAAAAACATCCCATTTTGAAGCTCTTTGGGAAGTTTTGTACTTCTTACAAGTTTATAGTTTAAAAATGCAAATATTGGTGTTGTTGTAAATGATAATATCATTGCAAAATCAAGCATAGTTCTCATAGAGCTTGCAAAATAAATTATAATTAAAAATCCAATAATAGATATAAAAATTGTCCAAACAGCAACACTTCTATTTGAGGCAGATCTGTTTTTTCTAATTAATGAAAAAGCTTCTGCAACGGCTCTTCCATAACCATCAATAACTGTAATAGAAGTTCCAAACATACAAGCAAATGCTATAAAAGCTATTAGAAGTCTTGACCAATCACCAATAACAGTTGAATACATAGTTACAAGTTGATGAGAAAATGCTATTCCATCCTTAAATTCATAAGCACTTCCATGTAAAACTAAAGCTCCAAGAGCTAGAAAAAATATAGCTAAAATAGCAGTTACTATAAATCCTACATTAAAATCAATCAAAGCATTTTTTGCATTTATATTTGTCTGTTTTATTTGATTTTTTAGCCAAATAGAACCAATGCTTGATATTTCAATAGGTGCTGGCATCCAACCTGTTAAAATAACAATAAATCCTAAACTAGCAATTGTCCAAGCAGATGGAGATATAAAATCATCAGCTAAAGCTGAATTAACATCTTTTGTTACAGCCATTACAACAGCAACTACTGTTGCAATACTAAGAGTTATCATAATTATCTTTGAAACATTATTTAAAAGATTATATTTACCAGCAATTAAAATTAATATACAAGCAAAAATTATAATAAAACTAAGAATATTAATAGTCAGTTGTATAGGAATAAAATATCCCAACAAACTTGCTGCAAACATTGAAACAGCAGCAGTATTTACAACAGCAGCAATTACAGCTAAAATTGTAAAAAGCCACAACCAACTATTTCCTAAAGAGGCATATCCCTCAATTAAGCTCTTTTTTGTAGCCATTGTATATTGTACATTTGCTAAAAAAAATGGATATTTGAAAAAATTTATTAAAAGTATAAATATAGCTAAACTCCAACCAAACAGTGCTCCAGCTTGAGTTGAAGAGACCAAATGTGAACCTCCAATAGCAGCTGTTGCCATTAAAATACCAGGACCAAATATTTTGTATATATTTTTAATTTTTTTAATCATTTAAACTCTTTTCATCAAATTGGTAAGTTTTGTGGGAAATTTTTATTAAAATATTTTTATCTGCTAAATCTTTAAATAGTTTAATCAATGTTGGTTTTGAAATAGAAAATTGTTCCATAATTTCACTGTAAGAGCCAAAAAAGTTATTATTTTCATCAAGATTATTAAAAATATATTTTATAATTTCAACCTGTTTGCTATCTGTAATTGCTCCAATTGTTTTTATGATATTACTATTCTTTTTTATCTCTTTTTCTTGGATTTTTGGCAAAATGACATCATATAAACTATTTAGAAGTTCATCAATATTTATTGGTTTTAAAAGATAATTTTCAACCTTTAGTTTAATTGATTCTATTAAATAGTTTGTATCAGTATGTGCGGTAGTTAAAATTGCAGGTATAAGTATATCTTTACTTTTAATATATTTTAAAAAGTTTATACCATTTTCATTTTCAAGCAAAATATCACTTATTATTACATCTACTTTTTTTTCAAGTAAAATTTTCATAGCATCAATAGTGTTTTTTACACCATAAATATTTGCTACAAAATCTTCTAAAATATCACTAGTATGTTTTAAAAGGTTCTCATCATCTTCCAAATATAAAATATTAATATTTTTTAAAATATCTAGATTTTTATTCATCTTTTTCCTTTTTTTCTTCAATAATCTCTTTATTTATTGGTATTTTTATCAAAAATGATGTTCCATCATATTTTTGATTATTTATAATAATTTCTATATTTTTACAAGAAATTTGCCCTTTTATATGTTTTTCAATAATCTGCTTTGACATATAAAGTCCAATTCCAGTTCCTGCACTTTTATATTTTGTTGTGTAATATGGTTCAAATATTTTTGGCATAATAAGTGGGGGAATTCCGCCTCCATTATCACTAATATTTACAAAAACAAAATCTTTTTTACTATTTACAATAACTCTTATTACTCTATTATCTTTAGATATATTGTTTATTAAAGCATCTTTTGAATTTGATATTATATTTAAAAAAACATGAGATAACTCATTTTCAAAGCTATATATTTTTACATTTTTTTTCACAATTAAATCTACTTTTATATTCTCTTTATTTAAAAAATATTTTGATAATTCTATTGAATTTTCTACACAATCTTTTATAAAAAAGCTATTTTTTGATTTATTTGGACTGAAAAAATTTTTAAAATCATCAAGTGTATTTGACATATTTTGTGCTAAAAGTAGTGCATCTGCAACTTTTTGTTCTACAAAATCTAGTGAAAGCTTATTTAGTCTCATTTTTGTTTGAAAACTTTGGATAATCATAGATATAGAACCTAAAGGTTGTCTCCATTGATGTGCTATATTATTTAACATCTCTCCTAAGCTTGCAAATCTTGCTTGCTGAAACATAATAATATCTTTTTTCCTATTTTTTGAAACCTCTTGAGATATTTTTAATTCTAAATTTGCATTTAACTCTTTTAGCTCTTTGGTTTTATCTTCTACAATTTTTTCTTGTAAATCATGTATCCTTCTAAAATGTACAGTTATAAATAAAGATAAAATTATTGTAAATAAAACAACTAAAAAAATAGAGATAAAAGAAAAAATTGTTATAAGATGAAAGATATTATCTGTGTCTCTTTTTTCATTTATTGCTAAATTTAAATCATAATTTACTAAACTCCCTAAATATATCAAAATAGCATCTATTTCAAAATTTAAATTTGTAAAGTACTCTTTATCGTTTTTCTCTTTTATATTATTTAAATAGTGCAATATTTTATTCATTTTTTCATCAACATTTTGGATATTTAAATTTTTTATTAACTCGTTTTTATAGTAGTTTTTATTTGAAAAATGTTTTTGTATATAATTTATTACAAAATCAGTTTTTGTAGAATATGAGTTATTTTTATATTCACTCCAATTTTTATCTATTATCTCATTTGCTATTTTTAAAACTTCTAAAGTTTGTTCATAATTTAGATTGTTTTTTTCAAATTCACTTAAAGTATTTTGAATATTTATTTTATATGAATCATTTATATTTTCGAGTTTTATTAAAGTTTTTGTTCGTTTTTCAAAAAGTGTATCAAAATCATTTTTTAAAATAAAAATTGATAATTGAGATAGTATGATAATAGTAAACATTCCACCAGCAATTATAAATATTAAAAAATTTGCTTTGTATGAAAATTTTAAGTTATTAAAATAGTTGAAAACTCTTTTCATCTTATAAGCTCTTTAAAATTTCCATTTTCATACTCAAAAAGATATGTTTTATTTAGAAGTTGATTGTTTTTAAAATCTAACTCTAATTCATACAGAATATTTTTTGGTGGACTTTTTAAAGCATTTAATAGATTTTTTATATTTAATTCTCCTAACTCTTCAATTTTTGATATTTGATTTACCAAAACCTTTGAAGCTAAGAATGCTTCAAATGATATAAATCCCAAACTGCTCTCGTTTGAATATTTTTTCATAATTTCTTGATACTCTTGTACTATTTTTAAAGATTTATCGTTGTAGTTTGGTACTATTTGAGAAAATATAAGATTTTTTGTATCTGTATTTGTTGCTTCTAGCTCTTTTACAATAGAGTTTGCATCTCCAAAAGATATATTGCAAAAGATTACATTTTTTAGAATTTCATCATTTTTTGCCTTTTTTATAAATAAAGAGTTTGCTTTATATGCGCCAATCATTACTATTACTTCTGGTTTTGATTTTTTTATTTCATTAAAAGCATGATTTATTGAAAGTGTATTTCTTTTATATGTACCTGTTGATATTAGTTCTATATTTTTGTTTTTTAAAATTTCTAATGTTGATATATATCCCTCTTCTCCATACTCATCATTTTGATAAAAAATTGCTATTTTATCTAATTTTTTTTCATCTACGATATAGTTTAAAAGATTTTCTAACTCTTGTTTATAAGAAGGTCTAAAGTTTATGATATTTTTAAGATTTTTATCTCTTAAAAATTGTGCGCCTGAAAATGGTGAAAAATATACCATGCCACTATCTTCTAAAATAGGAAGAACTCTCTTATTTGTAGGTGTTCCAACTATTCCGTAAAAAGCCAGAATATCATCTTTTGAAAGCTTAGTTATATTTTCATATGTTAAATCAGGTTCATATTTATCATCAAGAACTTTTAAAACAATTTTTTTATCTTTTATCAAATTATTATCATTTGCATAGTTAAAATAACTATTTGTAGTTATAAAAACAGCATCTCCCCAAGCTTTCAAACCAGAACTTTGTGGCATAGATGAAGCTATTAATATCTCATGTTGTTGCTTGGTTTTTTCAATAGAAATCATAAATATTAAAATAATAATAAGTGTAACAAATAAAACTTTTTTAATCATTCATAAGTTTACATTATTTGTGTTTAAAACTCTCAGTTTAATTGTAATAATATATTCTTCAATATATAGAAATTCAGGTTTATTTAACTTCTTTAA
Above is a genomic segment from Aliarcobacter cryaerophilus containing:
- the soxC gene encoding sulfite dehydrogenase; translation: MKNSEVLEIEKSSLSLETTSRRDFFKKTAINLAGAISAATVLSPMSLKADDKAIIKEAPWGQKLGDPVDKNLYGIPSPYEHNNIRRTHNLLSSGDAYASISLCPIHESEGIITPNGLFFTRNHGGTAHIDPNEFRLMIHGKVKREIVLTLEDLKRYPSETRTYFIECPANGSPEWRGPQFNSLQFMKGMMSSAQWTGVMLKTILDDIGLEKDAVWMLAVGSDNASNPRTIPVEKALDDVMVVWAQNGEALRPEQGYPVRLVVPGWEGNLNTKWLNRLEFSDKPWHAKEETSKYTMLQKDGRSVRFFWVNEVNSVITKPCPEKPWTHLKAGDMVEIEGLAWSGHGTIKGVDISFDGGDNWVEAKLKGLVLPKSWTRFSYIYKWDGKPLFLSSRAYDDFGNVQPTIDEETKAVGVESVYHRNAIVTWEITSKGECNNVHIRKHHKA
- a CDS encoding cation:proton antiporter, producing MEKIILIITICTIIMISPLVSKLIKAPVVVVEIILGLFCGYIGLIYDDETLKLVAKFGFIYLMFLAGLEINFKLVKIIKATMALNVILYFVLLYSIAGAVCWFFNLGLTYFVALPIFSLGMLMMLIKEYGKEEPWLNLALSIGVVGEIVSILALTLFTSWTENSGLSSGFFISILTIISVIIGTILLLRFSYMLFWWFPEVKKYLIPDNIDDKHNQDIRFSISLLLILVSIMLILKIDVVLGAFTAGLFFKMFFMQREELLHKIESFGFGFFAPIFFIYTGSTVKLDMITLEILKHAIFIMGTIISIRLISSYLVFLNYLKPKQTTLFALSDSMPLTFMVAIAMISYNYGLITQEEYFSFIIASMLDGLILMIVIRKLYKLFKLDNKTIENKT
- a CDS encoding ATP-dependent helicase, giving the protein MPLSNLNQEQKEAILCKSGYNLIIASAGTGKTSTIVGRISHLLNNGVKPNEILLLTFTNKAASEMVSRVSNIFSKQIAKEIMAGTFHSVSYKLLKELEINITLKQPNELKTLFKSIYEKRVFMDRSDEANPYDGGYLYDMYSLYLNSNNSEDFTSWLKEKNSTQEIYSLIYEDVIDEFNNLKKEYGYVNFDDLLTTMLEVLKDKKFNFKEILVDEYQDTNPLQGRLLDAFSPQSLFCVGDYDQSIYAFNGSDIGIISSFSKRYPDANVFTLKKNYRSTKPILDLATKVIEHNERIYPKKLEVVREQNIHLPKLLAFDELFSQYEYISELISKSSTEHSEIAIIYRNNSSADGIEANLREFGIPAKRKGGMSFFDSIEVKFILDILVLQVISNDMMAFIHIVEHGKGIGKAIAKDIFDALIKLGNGNLLNGLFYPNKDINNPYETKRKSQQLGLFDDFIELGTVSKFKDCNFEEAFLGNPILKHPKLGVDGAKYIYDLYLLLKQLKRTKNPETMVTSISSSMIYSKLKDMLSTKRATQKDGTINSIQKTKSLAKINRKAMLLKNLSRNFSDLSKFINSMILGGSELSEGEGVNLLSIHASKGLEFKEVYIIDLMDGRFPNRKLMSKGGSLEEERRLFYVAVTRAKDILYLSFAKYDKLKKISFVASPFLREAGMIIEDKE
- the selD gene encoding selenide, water dikinase SelD, translated to MNNEHKLTKFVQAAGCAAKMGPGDLKQALCNLNQKNEQILVGFDTSDDAGIFQIDENLALVQTVDFITPVVDDPYIYGQIAAANSLSDIFAMGGEVKTALNIVGFDSTNVSKEALGEILRGGLEKIKECGGSLLGGHTIQTPEMYYGLSVTGIIHPKDVKRNNSAKVGDVIVLTKPIGMGILTTAIKRDLIDLNLTQHCAKIMASLNYIPSKIMKKYRVSSCTDITGFGLLGHAFECVSENISFSISSNDVPFIKEAFELCKNGVLPGGSKRNLKFMEDKTYFSKDIDPTLKAILCDAQTSGGLLVAINKDDAKEFIKELEDFSFGYAKIIGEVIEKGKKPIIVD
- a CDS encoding transglutaminase-like domain-containing protein, translating into MKRRTFLKTAATFSAVSVLTPSFTLANDEKNSFGITKKPRKFEVKNSYNFEQSKEITQLWVPLPKDEDYQKVVSFKYDGNFSEAKIVKNPYNTRVLYVKWNDANIKPILDVNFGVVMQERTTDFSKATSNTNYPSEVLEFLEGTKHIPITKGLTAYVNDITKDSKTPLQKAQAIYDWTVSTMYRDESVIGCGIGDSQKSIEEKIYGGKCTDISSVFVCLLRNAKIPARETFGIRVGQSKISNACGKADEKGFADITGAQHCRAEFYIDGLGWVPCDPADVAKVKLAEKLTNDSKKLKEVKDYFFGSWEMNWVGFNSARDFILEPKPTQYPLNMLGYPYAEVGEDAKDYYKPKTFVYSYTSQEIL
- a CDS encoding transporter encodes the protein MKQNSLAIIGAVFTALLSTICCLPALLFLFFGVSSGVLSFFTTLEYTRVPLAILSTIFFIIGIYNFRKNIACKCSKKEIYKNYIFFIIFFILILGLLFYPEILPLFME
- a CDS encoding heavy-metal-associated domain-containing protein translates to MRILVLFFIFFSFAISSQISVFKVEGMHCPLCTTAVKQAISKLDGVDKVSARLNTKEVTVVYNKKVKVEDILKAIKTTSYEGVEISTKSNED